One Rosa chinensis cultivar Old Blush chromosome 5, RchiOBHm-V2, whole genome shotgun sequence genomic region harbors:
- the LOC112165770 gene encoding E3 ubiquitin-protein ligase RDUF2: MAMSSPLPTTSYWCHRCTRFVRLFVQDASVTCPYCDTGFLEEIETTPPPAPTHRHRRFPPSYAHDQEPGQNPAPTSRRVRRSSGDRSPFNPVIVLRGAADDSESSSFELYYDDAAGSGLRPLPPTMSEFLMGSGFDRLLEQLSQIEITGLGRPENPPASKSAVESMPVIKINESHVGSESHCAVCKEAFEFGSEAREMPCNHIYHSDCILPWLSMRNSCPVCRHELPVDRNSDSGHDEETTGLTIWRLPGGGFAVGRFSGGRRPGERELPVVYTEMDGGFNGNGAPRRVLWQSRNRGRESRGIGWAFRNLASFLGRFRSNSSSRTGSETGSGAFSRSRSQSRFGRYAQRRSRAWVLDD; the protein is encoded by the coding sequence ATGGCCATGTCATCGCCGTTGCCGACGACGTCGTATTGGTGCCACCGATGCACCCGCTTCGTCCGCCTCTTCGTCCAAGACGCCTCGGTCACCTGCCCCTACTGCGACACCGGGTTCCTCGAAGAGATAGAGACGACTCCGCCGCCGGCGCCGACTCATCGCCACCGTCGCTTCCCGCCCTCTTATGCTCACGATCAAGAACCGGGTCAGAACCCGGCTCCGACCTCCCGCCGGGTCCGCCGGAGCTCCGGCGACAGGTCGCCTTTTAATCCCGTCATCGTCCTACGTGGCGCGGCCGATGACTCCGAGTCGAGCTCGTTCGAGCTCTACTACGACGACGCTGCCGGGTCGGGGCTCCGGCCGCTTCCCCCCACCATGTCCGAGTTTTTAATGGGGTCGGGCTTTGATCGGTTGCTGGAGCAGCTGTCCCAGATCGAAATCACCGGGCTTGGCCGACCCGAGAACCCGCCCGCTTCCAAATCCGCCGTGGAGTCTATGCCGGTGATTAAAATCAACGAGTCCCATGTCGGGTCGGAGTCGCACTGCGCGGTCTGCAAAGAAGCTTTCGAATTCGGGTCGGAGGCTCGGGAAATGCCTTGCAACCACATATACCATTCGGATTGCATCCTCCCATGGCTCTCGATGCGAAACTCATGCCCGGTCTGCCGGCACGAGCTGCCCGTGGACCGAAATTCGGATTCGGGTCACGACGAGGAGACCACCGGGTTGACTATCTGGAGATTACCCGGAGGCGGGTTCGCCGTGGGTCGGTTTTCGGGCGGGAGAAGACCCGGGGAGCGCGAATTGCCGGTTGTGTACACTGAAATGGACGGCGGGTTTAACGGAAACGGGGCTCCGAGAAGGGTATTATGGCAATCGAGGAATAGAGGTAGAGAGAGCCGCGGGATTGGCTGGGCTTTCCGTAATTTGGCCTCGTTCTTGGGGAGGTTTAGGTCAAATTCGTCTTCGAGGACCGGGTCGGAAACCGGGTCCGGGGCATTTAGTCGGAGCCGGAGCCAGTCAAGGTTCGGTCGGTACGCGCAGCGCCGGAGCCGGGCCTGGGTCTTGGATGATTAG